The following are from one region of the Juglans regia cultivar Chandler chromosome 10, Walnut 2.0, whole genome shotgun sequence genome:
- the LOC108990282 gene encoding linamarin synthase 2-like, whose translation MDSVGAKKPHAVCVPYPTQGHVIPMMNLAKLLHSKGFHITFVNTEFNHTRLIRSMGPDQVKGLPDFQFETIPDGMPPTDLDATQDGRALCESTRKNCAVPFKELVIRLNSARPPVSCIVSDGMMGFGSKVAEELGIPEVRFWTASACGFMGYLNFTELINRGILPFKDESFQDDGTLDTPINWIPGMKNIRLKDLPSFIRVTDTKDIFFDFLGSEAQNCLNSAAIIFNTFDEFEHEVLEAISAKFPGNIYTLGPLPLLINRHIPDSKLKSLSLSLWKEDSKCLQWLDQREPNSVVYVNYGSMTVMTEQHLKEFAWGLANSKHSFLWIVRPDLVMGDSVILPEEFFEATKDRAFIANWCPQGQVLAHPAVGAFLSHCGWNSMLESICGTGVPVICWPFFAEQQTNCRYACTSWGIGMEVNMDVKRVEVEALVKEMMGGEKGKAMRRKAVEWKKKAEEAADIGGSSYKNFERLIKEALH comes from the exons ATGGATTCAGTGGGAGCAAAGAAGCCCCATGCAGTATGTGTCCCATACCCCACACAAGGGCATGTGATCCCCATGATGAACTTAGCCAAGCTCCTACACTCCAAGGGTTTCCACATAACCTTTGTCAACACTGAGTTCAACCACACGCGTTTAATCCGGTCCATGGGACCCGACCAAGTGAAGGGCCTGCCGGATTTCCAGTTTGAAACAATCCCGGACGGGATGCCACCGACCGACCTTGATGCAACTCAAGATGGTCGTGCACTGTGTGAGTCCACAAGAAAGAACTGCGCGGTCCCCTTTAAAGAGCTGGTAATTAGGCTCAACTCTGCTCGGCCTCCTGTTAGTTGCATAGTATCGGATGGGATGATGGGTTTTGGAAGTAAAGTTGCTGAAGAATTGGGCATCCCAGAGGTACGATTCTGGACTGCCTCGGCTTGTGGCTTTATGGGATATCTGAACTTCACTGAACTCATCAACCGAGGCATCCTTCCTTTCAAAG ACGAAAGCTTCCAAGATGATGGCACGCTCGACACACCAATCAACTGGATCCCGGGCATGAAAAACATCAGGCTCAAGGATCTCCCTAGCTTCATCAGAGTCACCGACACTAAGGATATCTTTTTCGACTTTCTGGGATCAGAAGCACAAAATTGCTTGAATTCTGCAGCGATCATTTTCAACACATTTGATGAGTTTGAACATGAAGTACTCGAAGCAATTTCGGCCAAATTCCCTGGCAACATTTACACCCTAGGCCCGCTTCCCTTACTCATCAACCGGCATATTCCTGACAGCAAACTCAAATCTCTAAGTTTAAGCTTATGGAAAGAAGACTCAAAATGCCTCCAATGGCTCGACCAGAGAGAACCCAACTCAGTCGTTTACGTAAATTATGGCAGCATGACAGTCATGACCGAACAACATCTGAAGGAATTTGCATGGGGGCTTGCAAATAGCAAGCACTCATTTCTGTGGATTGTTAGGCCTGATTTAGTGATGGGAGACTCGGTGATTTTGCCTGAAGAATTCTTTGAGGCGACAAAGGACAGGGCATTTATAGCAAACTGGTGCCCCCAAGGCCAAGTTCTAGCACACCCAGCAGTTGGCGCTTTCCTATCACATTGTGGGTGGAATTCTATGTTGGAAAGTATTTGTGGTACTGGTGTACCTGTTATTTGCTGGCCATTTTTTGCAGAACAGCAAACGAATTGCCGATACGCTTGCACTAGTTGGGGGATTGGCATGGAGGTCAATATGGATGTAAAACGAGTTGAGGTTGAAGCACTAGTTAAGGAAATGATGGGAGGGGAGAAGGGAAAGGCAATGAGGCGAAAGGCAGtagaatggaagaagaaagcAGAGGAAGCTGCTGATATCGGAGGTTCATCTTATAAGAACTTTGAAAGGTTGATTAAGGAGGCTCTCCATTAG
- the LOC118349635 gene encoding uncharacterized protein LOC118349635 yields the protein MVSRASRAPSMEDLLDSSDESSSPTHPSVHSRIPSNNNHAVHLTQYLNLTDPSNPFRLDTGDTPAVILVTDLLTSENYSTWSRAMRRALRAKNKLAFISGLISKPTDPDNPLFDLWERCNDMVVSWLQNSISPSIKSSVAFVDDAREIWLDLEDRFSHQNGPRIYQLKKTLASLLQESDTVSVYYGKLKTLRDELLIYDPILFCKCGSMKILFDRYQRDCVFQFLMGLNDTYSPVRDQIMLLDPLPPLIKVFSLIQQQERHYKMASVSPSPDSMAFAIRHPYPTSNKFSLQSKSKKDRPYCNHCKITGHTFEHYFKAGNAEAPICSHCTMTGHTMEKCYKLHGYPPGHKLFNRSQSPSALAAQHVSDLEDDSDVRVGLTKAQYQQLVALLQPRELVTAVQPSANQIQSNFPSTSTPHISGISPCLSTSTHDTLSSQFAHWIIDTGATDHMVCCSSLLTTITANISHSVRLPNGTNVPVTHTGTVQLTNSILLTEDLLSWTTIGKGEVRNGLYYLLNTNVSPSTLVTTLQSLTKNSITASVTTSNNVADLWHCRLGHPSFPVLHMITDPIKFSPAFTAFSTSISTISDPITYKQAVKHPGWCQAMEVELLALEQNHTWVITDLPLGKEAIDCKYVYKTKFNADGSIERLKARLVAKGFTQQEGIDYTETFSPVAKLVTVRVLLSIAAIHGWSLLQFDVNNAFLHGDLDEEIYMRKPPGYNKGGPNQL from the exons atggtatcaagagcctcgAGAGCACCATCCATGGAGGATCTCCTCGACAGTTCAGACGAGTCTTCTTCTCCCACCCACCCTTCTGTTCATTCACGCATTCCTTCAAACAACAACCATGCCGTACATCTGACCCAATATCTTAACCTCACGGACCCTAGCAACCCATTTCGTCTAGATACTGGTGACACCCCCGCCGTGATTTTAGTCACGGATTTACTCACTAGTGAAAATTATTCCACCTGGTCGCGCGCGATGCGCAGAGCACTTCGCGCGAAGAACAAATTAGCCTTCATCTCCGGATTGATTTCTAAACCCACTGACCCAGATAATCCACTCTTTGATCTATGGGAACGCTGCAACGATATGGTGGTTTCATGGTTACAAAATTCCATCAGCCCTTCCATCAAATCTAGTGTGGCATTTGTTGATGACGCTCGTGAGATCTGGCTTGACCTTGAGGATCGTTTCTCTCATCAAAACGGACCTCGAATTTATCAGCTCAAGAAGACCTTAGCTAGCCTTCTTCAAGAATCAGACACTGTAAGTGTTTATTACGGCAAGCTAAAAACCCTAAGGGATGAGTTGTTGATTTATGATCCTATTCTTTTTTGCAAATGTGGttcaatgaaaattttatttgatcgTTACCAAAGAGATTgtgtttttcaatttctaatgGGGTTAAATGACACTTACTCGCCTGTTAGGGATCAGATTATGCTTCTTGACCCTTTACCTCCACTCATCAAAGTTTTTTCCCTCATTCAACAACAAGAACGTCACTATAAAATGGCCTCTGTCTCTCCTTCACCTGACTCCATGGCATTTGCCATCAGACACCCTTACCCCACTTCCAACAAATTTTCTCTCCAATCTAAATCCAAGAAAGACCGACCTTACTGTAACCATTGCAAAATCACTGGCCACACTTTTGAACATTATTTCAAAGCTGGTAATGCTGAGGCACCTATCTGTTCTCATTGTACCATGACTGGACACACAATGGAGAAATGCTATAAGCTTCATGGCTATCCACCTGGCCATAAATTGTTCAATAGATCTCAAAGTCCATCTGCTCTTGCTGCTCAACATGTTTCTGACCTAGAGGATGACAGTGATGTTCGAGTAGGTCTTACTAAGGCTCAATATCAACAACTTGTGGCTTTACTTCAACCCCGGGAGCTTGTCACTGCTGTTCAGCCCTCTGCTAATCAGATTCAATCCAACTTTCCCTCCACTTCCACTCCTCACATTTCTGGTATATCTCCTTGCTTATCCACCAGCACACACGACACTTTGTCCTCTCAATTTGCACATTGGATCATTGATACAGGCGCAACAGACCACATGGTCTGCTGTTCCTCTTTGTTGACCACCATTACAGCAAATATTTCTCACTCAGTCAGGTTACCAAATGGGACAAATGTCCCTGTCACACACACTGGAACAGTCCAGTTAACTAACTCCATTCTCCTCACTGAA GACCTTCTATcttggacaacgattgggaagggtgaagtgaggaatgGTCTTTACTACTTGCTCAATACTAATGTCTCTCCATCCACTCTGGTCACCACACTTCAGTCCCTCACAAAGAACTCCATAACAGCCTCTGTTACTACTTCCAATAATGTTGCTGACCTATGGCATTGTCGCCTTGGTCACCCTTCATTTCCCGTTTTACACATGATTACAGATCCCATT aAATTTTCTCCTGCCTTTACTGctttttcaacttctatttCAACCATTTCTGATCCCATTACTTATAAACAAGCTGTGAAACATCCTGGATGGTGTCAAGCCATGGAAGTTGAATTGTTAGCCTTAGAACAAAACCATACTTGGGTCATCACTGATTTACCTCTTGGAAAAGAGGCTATTGACTGCAAATATGTTTACAAGACCAAATTTAATGCTGATGGGTCTATAGAAAGGCTAAAAGCACGGCTTGTGGCAAAGGGGTTTACCCAACAAGAAGGAATAGACTATACCGAGACTTTTTCCCCCGTAGCCAAGCTTGTCACTGTGAGAGTTTTACTGTCCATTGCTGCTATTCATGGCTGGTCTCTTCTCCAATTTGATGTTAATAACGcatttctccatggagatttagACGAGGAGATTTATATGCGTAAACCACCCGGTTACAACAAAGGGGGACCCAACCAA CTGTAG